The following proteins are encoded in a genomic region of Natrinema sp. DC36:
- a CDS encoding NUDIX domain-containing protein has product MVSRPPTFCPDCGTRLESITFDDRERMRCPNCAAIVWHNPVPCAGVAVVDRSGPDSAVLCVERGVPPGVGEWTIPGGHVEIGEEPAAAAARELEEETSIVVDTDDLEILAASAMPPREGKHVVTVHYAADRVDAEGVPAAGSDATDARFWTPSEFGASSETFRPVHEERFREAAASFE; this is encoded by the coding sequence ATGGTCAGTCGACCGCCGACGTTCTGCCCCGACTGTGGCACCCGACTCGAGTCGATCACGTTCGACGACCGCGAGCGCATGCGGTGTCCGAACTGCGCGGCGATCGTCTGGCACAACCCGGTTCCCTGTGCCGGCGTCGCGGTGGTCGACCGATCCGGTCCGGATTCCGCCGTCCTCTGCGTCGAGCGCGGCGTCCCTCCGGGCGTCGGCGAGTGGACGATCCCCGGCGGCCACGTGGAGATCGGTGAGGAGCCCGCGGCGGCGGCCGCCCGCGAACTCGAAGAGGAGACGAGCATCGTCGTCGATACCGACGACCTCGAGATCCTCGCCGCGTCGGCGATGCCGCCCCGGGAGGGCAAACACGTCGTGACGGTCCACTACGCGGCCGATCGGGTTGACGCCGAGGGGGTGCCGGCGGCCGGCAGCGACGCCACGGACGCCCGGTTCTGGACGCCGAGCGAGTTCGGCGCCTCGAGCGAGACCTTTCGCCCGGTCCACGAGGAGCGGTTCCGCGAGGCCGCCGCCTCGTTCGAGTGA
- a CDS encoding lysylphosphatidylglycerol synthase transmembrane domain-containing protein, with translation MTDGGGDSASRDADHGSNAGDPANSDQPGRITAALTRRRLTIGGTILVLLGLLVALRDVDLGTVVAEMSTADPRLLGAAIVVYTASWPLRGRRYSDVVDAIGHRGGTAFCTAAVFVSQTANLAIPARAGDAVRAYVMRTRREVPYTAGFASLAVERVFDLATIAALAGLATAWLALSGAAGPLEIAAEAGGARTALVAAVAVSTATVGVGFVVVTSARADHGLAGWLRDRTVGRPRLEEMLEAALGFAGDVQVVARHPKALATIGAESLLIWVLDVLTAVLVLAALDSGLAVGPLLAVGTLAVSVGNLAKVLPLSQGGVGLYEAAFTALVVGLTPVGASTALAAAIVDHALKNGVTLLGGAGSVASLGISLSDAAESDAEATRETGNFLGSPKR, from the coding sequence ATGACCGACGGTGGCGGGGACTCGGCGTCGCGGGATGCCGATCACGGATCGAACGCGGGGGATCCCGCCAACAGCGACCAGCCCGGGAGGATTACAGCGGCGCTGACCCGCCGGCGGCTGACGATCGGGGGGACGATACTCGTTCTTCTCGGCCTGCTCGTCGCCCTTCGGGACGTCGATCTGGGGACCGTCGTCGCCGAGATGTCGACGGCCGATCCGCGGTTGCTCGGGGCCGCGATCGTCGTGTACACCGCCTCGTGGCCGCTTCGCGGTCGCCGGTACAGCGACGTGGTGGACGCGATCGGCCACCGAGGCGGCACCGCGTTCTGTACGGCGGCCGTCTTCGTCAGCCAGACGGCCAACCTCGCGATTCCGGCGCGGGCGGGGGACGCGGTACGCGCGTACGTAATGCGTACCCGTCGCGAAGTACCCTACACCGCGGGGTTCGCGTCGCTGGCCGTCGAACGGGTGTTCGATCTGGCGACGATCGCCGCGCTCGCTGGACTCGCGACGGCGTGGCTCGCACTGAGCGGCGCGGCCGGACCGCTCGAGATCGCCGCCGAGGCCGGCGGCGCGCGAACGGCCCTCGTGGCCGCGGTAGCCGTGAGCACGGCGACGGTCGGCGTCGGGTTCGTCGTCGTCACGTCCGCTCGTGCGGACCACGGACTGGCCGGGTGGCTCCGGGACCGGACCGTCGGTCGGCCGCGCCTCGAGGAGATGCTCGAGGCCGCGCTCGGATTCGCGGGCGACGTACAGGTCGTCGCTCGACACCCGAAAGCGCTGGCGACGATCGGAGCGGAAAGCCTGCTGATCTGGGTGCTCGACGTGCTCACGGCGGTCCTCGTCCTCGCGGCACTCGATAGCGGGCTCGCCGTCGGGCCGCTGCTGGCCGTGGGGACGCTGGCGGTCAGCGTCGGAAACCTCGCGAAAGTCCTCCCGCTGTCCCAGGGTGGCGTCGGGCTCTACGAGGCGGCCTTTACGGCGCTCGTGGTCGGGCTCACGCCCGTCGGTGCGAGCACGGCGCTGGCGGCGGCGATCGTCGATCACGCGCTGAAAAACGGCGTGACGCTGCTCGGCGGTGCCGGTTCGGTCGCCTCGCTGGGAATTTCGCTATCGGACGCGGCGGAGTCGGATGCGGAGGCGACGCGGGAGACCGGTAACTTTTTAGGCTCGCCTAAAAGATAG
- the argS gene encoding arginine--tRNA ligase: MFLSLRAEVEDALEGALSTLDFPTDDLGIEEPPDDVESVLASSVAFRLAGEAGAPPPQVAGQVADEIDADELTYVSDVQTQGPYLNFLPSDAYFAETLETATGDTYGSLPDREESIVVEHTSANPTGPVHVGRARNPIIGDAVCNLLEYAGYDVDRHYYVNDAGRQMAVFAWAYETFDEAELDEPPERDRIEYDLVRYYRKGNAYLENAPDAEVEAAEAEIESIMQGLEAGDDEAYERVSEVVDQVLGGMTECLARLPAEFDEFVKETRFMRNGATDDLVDRLKELDESVYEEDAWQLELEDHGIDKNLVFLRSDGTSLYATRDLAHHEWKFDEYDRAVTVLGEDHKLQAKQVRTTLELLGNETDQLRQVLYSYVNLPEGKMSTRQGTGVDLDDLLDEAIDRARDEVEDRLDDRIRDDDLEEADIERIAHQVGIGAVRYDIVSKQPTKAITFEWDRALDFEAQSAPYVQYVHARCCGILEEAGLDPETALAEQDVELEALDADLLETEAERDLLETIARFPAVVDEAADDLEPHQIATYTREFADRFNGFYRECPVLADDVDPDVREARLALVAASKHAVANALSILGVAAPRSM; encoded by the coding sequence ATGTTCCTCTCCCTACGCGCGGAGGTCGAAGACGCCCTCGAGGGGGCGCTCTCGACGCTGGACTTTCCCACGGACGATCTGGGGATCGAAGAGCCGCCGGACGACGTCGAGAGCGTCCTCGCCTCGAGCGTGGCGTTTCGACTGGCCGGCGAGGCCGGCGCACCGCCGCCGCAGGTCGCCGGACAGGTCGCCGACGAGATCGACGCCGACGAGCTGACCTACGTTTCGGACGTACAGACGCAGGGTCCCTACCTCAATTTCCTGCCGAGCGACGCCTACTTCGCCGAGACGCTCGAGACGGCGACCGGCGACACCTACGGCAGTCTGCCGGATCGGGAGGAGTCGATCGTCGTCGAGCACACCAGCGCGAACCCGACGGGACCGGTCCACGTCGGCCGCGCCCGGAACCCGATCATCGGCGACGCCGTCTGTAACCTGCTCGAGTACGCCGGCTACGACGTCGACCGGCACTACTACGTCAACGACGCCGGCCGGCAGATGGCCGTCTTCGCTTGGGCCTACGAGACGTTCGACGAGGCGGAGCTAGACGAGCCGCCCGAGCGCGATCGGATCGAGTACGACCTCGTGCGCTACTACCGCAAGGGGAACGCCTACCTCGAGAACGCGCCCGACGCCGAGGTCGAAGCGGCCGAAGCCGAGATCGAGTCGATCATGCAGGGCCTCGAGGCGGGCGACGACGAGGCCTACGAGCGGGTCAGCGAGGTCGTCGATCAGGTGCTCGGGGGTATGACGGAGTGTCTCGCGCGCCTGCCCGCCGAGTTCGACGAGTTCGTCAAGGAGACGCGGTTCATGCGAAACGGCGCGACCGACGACCTCGTCGACCGCCTGAAGGAACTCGACGAATCGGTCTACGAGGAAGACGCCTGGCAGCTCGAGCTCGAGGACCACGGCATCGACAAAAACCTCGTCTTCCTGCGCTCGGACGGTACCTCGCTGTACGCCACCCGCGATCTGGCCCACCACGAGTGGAAGTTCGACGAGTACGACCGCGCGGTGACGGTGCTGGGCGAAGACCACAAGCTACAGGCGAAACAGGTCCGGACGACCCTCGAGTTGCTGGGCAACGAGACCGACCAGCTCCGACAGGTGCTCTACTCGTACGTCAACCTTCCCGAGGGGAAGATGAGCACGCGACAGGGCACCGGCGTCGATCTGGACGATCTGCTCGATGAGGCGATCGATCGCGCTCGAGACGAGGTCGAGGACCGCCTCGACGACCGCATCCGCGACGACGATCTGGAGGAGGCCGACATCGAGCGCATCGCCCATCAGGTCGGGATCGGCGCGGTCCGCTACGACATCGTCTCCAAGCAGCCCACGAAGGCGATCACCTTCGAGTGGGACCGCGCGCTGGACTTCGAGGCACAGTCAGCACCCTACGTCCAGTACGTCCACGCGCGGTGCTGTGGGATTCTGGAAGAGGCCGGGCTCGATCCCGAGACGGCCCTCGCCGAGCAAGACGTCGAACTCGAGGCCCTCGACGCCGATCTGCTCGAGACCGAAGCCGAACGGGACCTCCTCGAGACGATCGCGCGGTTCCCGGCGGTCGTCGACGAGGCCGCCGACGACCTCGAGCCCCACCAGATCGCGACCTACACCCGCGAGTTCGCCGACCGGTTCAACGGCTTCTACCGGGAGTGTCCGGTGCTCGCCGACGATGTCGACCCCGACGTACGGGAGGCGCGGCTCGCGCTGGTCGCCGCCTCGAAACACGCGGTTGCCAACGCGCTATCGATTCTGGGCGTGGCCGCACCGCGCTCGATGTAG
- the minD gene encoding cell division ATPase MinD yields MSHETVYAIASGKGGVGKTTTTVNLGTALAEAGERVAIVDVDLGMANLAGFVSLTPDSTTLHDVLAGDASIDDATYRLADNIVAVPSGTSLDEYAETSPEGLRDVVEELRSRFDYVFLDVGAGISHETVLPLGLADAVVLVSTPEPAAVHDTKKTIELTDRAGGEIAGLVLTRTRPDGDVSHDELADRLQVPLLGTIPEDPAARDSVYAGTPLVVFEPGGPAAVAYRRLAADLTGIEIDIPEPDRDGAEDTASTDAERPAAEPNADGGNEVDAGGGSDADDDDGTDGGEDAGDTDEREAAHDDVSSAITEAESDP; encoded by the coding sequence ATGTCTCATGAGACGGTCTACGCCATCGCGAGCGGGAAAGGCGGCGTCGGGAAGACGACGACGACGGTCAACCTCGGCACGGCCCTCGCAGAGGCCGGCGAGCGCGTCGCCATCGTCGACGTCGATCTCGGCATGGCGAATCTCGCCGGGTTCGTCAGCCTCACCCCCGACTCGACCACCCTTCACGACGTGTTAGCCGGAGATGCATCGATCGACGACGCTACCTACCGACTCGCGGACAACATCGTCGCCGTCCCGAGCGGAACCAGCCTCGACGAGTACGCCGAAACCTCTCCCGAGGGGCTGCGCGACGTCGTCGAGGAACTGCGATCACGATTCGACTACGTCTTCCTCGACGTCGGAGCCGGTATCAGCCACGAGACCGTCCTCCCCCTGGGACTGGCCGACGCCGTCGTCCTCGTCTCGACGCCCGAACCCGCCGCCGTTCACGACACGAAGAAGACGATCGAGCTGACCGACCGCGCGGGCGGCGAGATCGCCGGCCTCGTCCTCACCCGCACCCGACCGGACGGCGACGTCTCCCACGACGAACTCGCCGACCGGCTCCAGGTTCCCCTCCTCGGGACGATTCCCGAGGATCCCGCGGCTCGTGACAGCGTCTACGCCGGGACGCCGCTGGTCGTCTTCGAGCCCGGCGGGCCCGCCGCCGTCGCTTACCGCCGCCTGGCGGCCGATCTGACCGGGATCGAGATCGACATCCCGGAGCCCGACCGCGACGGTGCCGAGGATACCGCGTCCACAGACGCCGAACGACCGGCGGCCGAACCGAACGCGGATGGCGGTAACGAGGTCGATGCGGGCGGCGGTAGCGATGCGGACGACGATGACGGTACGGACGGCGGTGAGGATGCGGGCGATACCGACGAGCGCGAGGCGGCACACGACGACGTCTCGAGCGCGATCACGGAAGCCGAATCGGATCCCTGA
- the udk gene encoding uridine kinase, producing the protein MSTPSFAMGIAGGTGAGKTTVARTVAETVGEAVTRIPIDNYYEDLSHLAFEERREVNYDHPSAFEWELLREQLETLLSGEPIEMPQYDFEVHNRTDERVTVEPSEIIVLEGILALHDEEIRDLLDLRVYVMTDADVRILRRIERDVIERGRDLEGVIDQYLETVKPMHERFVAPTKKQADVIIPEGANRMAIDLLIEKVQAELPEGSRGLDVSDRELAFNDRTVD; encoded by the coding sequence ATGAGCACACCGTCGTTCGCCATGGGAATCGCCGGCGGCACGGGAGCCGGGAAAACGACGGTCGCACGCACGGTCGCGGAGACCGTCGGCGAGGCGGTCACGCGGATCCCGATCGACAACTACTACGAAGACCTCTCGCACCTCGCGTTCGAGGAACGCCGGGAGGTCAACTACGATCACCCCTCCGCGTTCGAGTGGGAACTGCTCCGGGAGCAACTCGAGACGCTGCTGTCGGGCGAGCCGATCGAGATGCCCCAGTACGACTTCGAGGTGCACAACCGCACCGACGAGCGCGTCACCGTCGAGCCCTCCGAGATCATCGTCCTCGAGGGAATTCTCGCGCTCCACGACGAGGAAATACGGGATCTCCTCGACCTGCGGGTGTACGTGATGACCGACGCGGACGTCCGCATTCTGCGCCGGATCGAACGCGACGTCATCGAGCGCGGGCGCGACCTCGAGGGCGTCATCGATCAGTACCTCGAGACGGTCAAACCGATGCACGAACGATTCGTCGCGCCGACGAAGAAGCAAGCCGACGTGATCATTCCCGAGGGCGCGAACCGGATGGCGATCGACCTCCTGATCGAGAAGGTGCAGGCCGAACTCCCGGAGGGCTCGAGAGGGCTCGACGTCTCCGACCGTGAGCTCGCGTTCAACGATCGAACGGTAGACTGA
- a CDS encoding NAD-dependent epimerase/dehydratase family protein, which yields MSISSQNILVTGGAGFIGSHLTERLLADGTDVTVVDDLSNGDRDRVPDDAEFLEADLTDPDALEGQLENVDLVFHLAASKHVDTDRPHGQFDDNTRMTRNILEAMADADVTEIAYTSSSTVYGEAPRPTPEDYAPLEPISAYGASKLADEGLLSARAHSHDLTVWNFRFANVVGPRLRGAVIPDFIEKLQDDPDHLTILGDGRQEKSYLHLEDCLDAILHTVEHADDPMNTYNLGTRTTTSVDRIAAIVAEELGVDPDHEYTGGERGWTGDVPKMRLSIEKLSALGWEPRLSSDEAVRRSTREIIEELR from the coding sequence ATGTCCATCTCGAGCCAAAACATACTCGTCACGGGCGGTGCCGGATTCATCGGCTCGCACCTCACCGAGCGCCTGCTCGCGGACGGCACTGACGTAACCGTCGTCGACGACCTCTCGAACGGCGACCGCGACCGCGTCCCCGACGACGCCGAGTTCCTCGAGGCCGACCTCACCGATCCCGATGCTCTGGAAGGCCAGCTCGAGAACGTCGACCTCGTCTTCCACCTCGCGGCGTCGAAACACGTCGATACGGACCGCCCCCACGGCCAGTTCGACGACAACACGCGGATGACCCGCAACATCCTCGAGGCGATGGCCGACGCCGACGTGACCGAGATCGCCTACACCTCCTCCTCGACGGTCTACGGCGAGGCCCCGCGGCCGACGCCCGAGGACTACGCGCCCCTCGAGCCGATCAGCGCCTACGGGGCGAGCAAACTCGCGGATGAGGGCTTGCTTTCCGCGCGGGCGCACAGCCACGACCTCACCGTCTGGAACTTCAGATTCGCGAACGTCGTCGGTCCGCGCCTCCGCGGGGCGGTGATTCCGGATTTCATCGAGAAACTGCAGGACGATCCTGACCACCTGACGATCCTCGGCGACGGCCGCCAGGAGAAGTCGTATCTCCACCTCGAGGACTGTCTCGACGCGATCCTTCACACCGTCGAGCACGCCGACGACCCGATGAACACCTACAATCTGGGCACGCGCACGACGACCTCGGTCGACCGGATCGCAGCCATCGTCGCCGAGGAACTGGGGGTCGATCCCGACCACGAGTACACCGGGGGCGAGCGGGGCTGGACCGGCGACGTGCCGAAGATGCGCCTCTCGATCGAGAAGCTCTCGGCGCTGGGTTGGGAGCCCCGCCTCTCGAGCGACGAGGCGGTCCGTCGTTCGACGCGCGAGATCATCGAGGAGCTACGCTAA
- the prf1 gene encoding peptide chain release factor aRF-1, translated as MSQEGEQEHSDRKKYEFRKVIEDLKDYDGSGTQLVTIYIPDDRQISDVVQHVTQEHSEAANIKSKQTRTAVQDALTSIKDRLRYFDTFPPDNGIVLFSGAVDSGGGRTEMVTKVLESPPQPIESFRYHCDSDFLTEPLEEMLADKGLYGLIVLDRREANVGWLKGKRIEPVKSASSLVPGKQRKGGQSAQRFARLRLEAIDNFYQEVAGMANDLFVARRHELDGILVGGPSPTKDEFLDGDYLHHELQDSVLGKFDVAYTDESGLSDLVNNAEDALADAEVMKDKKEMEKFFEELNAGDLATYGFEPTRRNLMMGSVDRLLISEDLRKDVITYDCPDCGTTEREVVERRKSTPTHSCTECGTEVEATDEDREDAIDHLINIAEQRGTETKFISTDFEKGEQLLNAFGGFAGILRYSTGV; from the coding sequence ATGAGCCAGGAGGGCGAGCAGGAGCACTCGGACCGGAAAAAGTACGAGTTCCGAAAGGTCATCGAGGACCTCAAGGACTACGACGGCTCCGGTACGCAGCTCGTGACGATCTACATTCCCGACGACAGACAGATCAGTGACGTCGTCCAGCACGTCACACAGGAACACAGCGAAGCGGCCAACATCAAGTCCAAACAGACCCGAACGGCCGTCCAGGACGCGCTGACGAGCATCAAAGATCGACTCCGCTACTTCGACACCTTTCCGCCGGACAACGGCATCGTGCTCTTCTCCGGTGCCGTCGACTCCGGCGGCGGCCGCACCGAGATGGTCACGAAAGTCCTCGAGAGCCCGCCCCAGCCCATCGAGTCCTTCCGCTATCACTGCGACTCGGACTTCCTGACCGAGCCGCTCGAGGAGATGCTCGCCGACAAGGGCCTCTACGGGCTGATCGTCCTCGACCGCCGCGAGGCCAACGTCGGCTGGCTGAAGGGCAAGCGCATCGAACCGGTCAAGTCCGCCTCGTCGCTGGTCCCCGGCAAGCAACGAAAGGGTGGCCAGTCCGCCCAGCGATTCGCCCGCCTGCGCCTCGAGGCGATCGATAACTTCTATCAGGAGGTCGCGGGGATGGCGAACGACCTGTTCGTGGCGCGACGCCACGAACTCGACGGGATTCTCGTCGGCGGGCCCTCGCCGACCAAAGACGAGTTCCTCGACGGTGACTACCTCCACCACGAACTGCAGGACTCCGTCCTGGGCAAGTTCGACGTCGCCTACACCGACGAATCCGGCCTGTCGGACCTCGTCAACAACGCCGAAGACGCGCTCGCCGACGCCGAGGTGATGAAGGACAAGAAGGAGATGGAGAAGTTCTTCGAGGAACTCAACGCCGGCGATCTCGCGACCTACGGCTTCGAGCCGACCCGCCGGAACCTGATGATGGGGTCGGTCGACCGCCTCCTGATCAGCGAGGATCTCCGGAAGGACGTGATTACCTACGACTGTCCCGACTGCGGTACCACCGAGCGCGAGGTCGTCGAGCGCCGGAAATCGACGCCGACACACTCCTGTACCGAGTGTGGCACCGAGGTCGAGGCGACCGACGAGGATCGCGAGGACGCCATCGACCACCTCATCAATATCGCCGAACAGCGCGGCACCGAGACCAAGTTCATCTCGACGGACTTCGAGAAGGGCGAACAGCTTCTCAACGCCTTCGGCGGTTTCGCCGGGATTCTGCGGTACTCGACCGGCGTGTAA
- a CDS encoding MaoC family dehydratase produces MRYFEDIEVGTTREFGEYHVAKEEIIEFAEQYDPQPFHTDEDAATESAFGELVASGWHTAAISMRMLVDNYLRENAGMGGRGADELRWQRPVRPGDTLSVRATVAGKRRSESEPRRGYVENDIEVVNQTGEIVLSYTVTGMIGRREHSSE; encoded by the coding sequence ATGCGCTACTTCGAGGATATCGAGGTCGGAACGACCAGAGAATTTGGAGAGTACCACGTCGCGAAAGAGGAGATCATCGAGTTTGCCGAACAGTACGATCCACAGCCGTTTCACACCGACGAGGACGCTGCAACGGAGTCTGCGTTCGGTGAGTTAGTCGCATCGGGGTGGCACACCGCCGCGATATCGATGCGAATGCTGGTCGATAATTATCTCCGAGAGAACGCCGGAATGGGTGGCCGCGGGGCTGATGAACTCCGTTGGCAACGGCCGGTCAGGCCGGGCGATACACTGTCCGTTCGGGCAACGGTCGCGGGCAAACGCCGCTCCGAGAGCGAGCCACGCCGCGGATACGTAGAGAACGATATCGAGGTGGTAAATCAAACCGGTGAGATCGTCCTCTCCTACACCGTCACCGGGATGATCGGGCGACGAGAGCACAGCAGCGAGTAG
- a CDS encoding alpha-1 4-glucan-protein synthase, protein MSQDICVIVPTIREYECMRSYFGNARNHGFDLSRLHVVLVTEDFCETDAMEAMLEDEGVSGEVFDGSRREEWYDAHDVSEYGHVVPAASHAETSFGLLYMWAHDEFDYGFFIDDDTLPHEDQDFFGDHMENLAFEGEIEAVSSDEQWVNVLYQNADVHGLYPRGYPYSAMDETVETGTAEIDGGEVVASQGLWTNVPDLDAVRILMDGDLEGQAQTRTSSDDFGDDFVAARDNYLTVCSMNLAFRREVIPAFYQLPMDDNEWEVGRFDDIWSGVFLKRACDVLGKRIYNGGPLCEHNKAPRSTFDDLNNEVPGLELNEHLWRVVDEVGSDADDYADVFEAMADELADGDWSEYNNGAFFNHVGEHMRNWLECLSALERTAPVAGNRRL, encoded by the coding sequence ATGAGTCAGGATATCTGCGTAATCGTCCCGACGATCCGGGAGTACGAGTGCATGCGGTCGTACTTCGGGAACGCGCGCAACCACGGCTTCGACCTCTCTCGACTGCACGTGGTCCTCGTCACGGAGGACTTCTGTGAAACCGATGCGATGGAAGCGATGCTCGAGGACGAAGGCGTCTCGGGCGAGGTTTTCGACGGGAGCCGACGCGAGGAGTGGTACGACGCACACGACGTTTCGGAGTACGGCCACGTCGTCCCGGCGGCGAGTCACGCCGAGACGAGCTTCGGCCTGCTTTACATGTGGGCTCACGACGAGTTCGACTACGGATTTTTCATCGACGACGACACCCTCCCCCACGAGGATCAGGACTTTTTCGGCGATCACATGGAGAACCTTGCCTTCGAAGGCGAGATAGAGGCCGTCTCCTCCGACGAACAGTGGGTCAACGTTCTCTACCAGAACGCAGACGTTCACGGGCTCTATCCGCGTGGCTACCCCTACTCGGCGATGGACGAGACGGTCGAGACCGGGACGGCCGAAATCGACGGTGGCGAGGTCGTCGCCTCGCAGGGACTCTGGACGAACGTCCCCGACCTCGACGCCGTCCGCATCCTCATGGACGGCGACCTCGAGGGACAGGCGCAGACCCGAACCTCGAGCGACGACTTCGGTGACGACTTCGTCGCGGCTCGCGACAACTATCTCACCGTCTGCTCGATGAACCTCGCCTTTCGCCGCGAGGTGATCCCCGCGTTCTACCAGCTTCCCATGGACGACAACGAGTGGGAGGTCGGCCGCTTCGACGACATCTGGTCGGGCGTCTTCCTCAAGCGCGCCTGCGACGTGCTCGGCAAGCGGATCTACAACGGCGGGCCGCTCTGTGAGCACAACAAGGCCCCCCGCAGCACGTTCGACGATCTCAACAACGAGGTCCCCGGGCTCGAGCTCAACGAACACCTCTGGCGCGTCGTCGACGAGGTCGGTTCGGACGCGGACGACTACGCCGACGTTTTCGAGGCGATGGCCGACGAACTCGCCGACGGCGACTGGTCCGAGTACAACAACGGCGCGTTCTTCAACCACGTGGGCGAACACATGCGCAACTGGCTCGAGTGTCTGTCAGCCCTCGAGCGGACTGCGCCCGTTGCGGGGAATCGACGCCTATAA
- a CDS encoding threonine synthase, with translation MPSDLTCPDCGTRYDAGPDEPWRCACGRGLEFTERPHPEGDPLPLHSLDTSEGLWTFFEFLPIEQHVTFYEGFTPMVDAPEWDAQFKLEYVFPTGSFKDRGATTTLSRAVELGVEKVIEDSSGNAGASIATYAARAGLEADIYVPADVKQSKLMAIQRADARPVRIEGTREDVTAACLRAVEGRSNDDAVSAGDSDAPHQTGEGWYASHAWNPAFYAGTMTFAFEVAAQQGWTVPDAVVLPVGHGTLFLGAYRGFSLLNEAGIVDGMPRLLGAQAAGYAPIVAALGGETTDEDGDGTTIADGIRITEPARGTEILEAIEETGGDAIAIGGDRIETALDRLHRNGFYVEPTCAVAPAALERYREDGVVADDDDVVVPLTGSGFKTL, from the coding sequence ATGCCATCTGATCTCACGTGTCCCGACTGTGGCACCCGCTACGACGCCGGACCCGACGAGCCGTGGCGCTGTGCGTGCGGCCGCGGCCTCGAGTTCACGGAACGACCCCACCCGGAGGGCGATCCGCTCCCGCTGCACAGTTTGGACACGAGTGAGGGGCTGTGGACCTTCTTCGAGTTCCTCCCGATCGAGCAGCACGTCACGTTCTACGAGGGGTTTACGCCGATGGTCGACGCCCCCGAGTGGGACGCGCAGTTCAAACTCGAGTACGTGTTTCCGACGGGATCGTTCAAGGACCGCGGCGCGACGACGACCCTCTCGCGGGCCGTCGAACTCGGCGTCGAGAAGGTCATCGAGGACTCATCCGGGAACGCGGGTGCATCGATCGCGACCTACGCGGCCCGCGCGGGGCTCGAGGCGGACATCTACGTGCCGGCGGACGTCAAACAGTCGAAGCTGATGGCGATCCAGCGGGCCGACGCGCGCCCCGTTCGCATCGAGGGGACTCGAGAAGACGTCACCGCGGCCTGCCTCAGGGCCGTCGAAGGCCGCTCGAACGATGATGCCGTCTCGGCCGGCGACAGCGACGCACCCCATCAGACGGGCGAGGGGTGGTACGCCAGCCACGCGTGGAACCCCGCGTTCTACGCCGGGACCATGACGTTCGCGTTCGAAGTGGCCGCCCAGCAAGGATGGACCGTTCCCGACGCCGTCGTCCTTCCCGTCGGCCACGGGACGCTCTTCCTCGGTGCGTACCGCGGCTTCAGCCTCCTGAACGAGGCCGGCATCGTCGACGGAATGCCTCGCCTACTCGGCGCGCAGGCAGCCGGTTACGCGCCCATCGTCGCGGCACTCGGCGGCGAGACGACCGACGAGGACGGCGACGGGACGACTATCGCCGACGGGATTCGGATCACCGAACCGGCCCGCGGCACCGAGATCCTCGAGGCGATCGAGGAAACCGGCGGCGACGCGATCGCGATCGGCGGCGACCGGATCGAGACCGCGCTGGACCGACTCCACCGCAACGGATTCTACGTGGAGCCGACCTGTGCGGTCGCGCCGGCGGCCCTCGAGCGATATCGCGAGGACGGGGTCGTCGCCGATGACGACGACGTCGTCGTGCCGCTGACGGGAAGCGGATTCAAAACACTTTGA